In Leptodactylus fuscus isolate aLepFus1 chromosome 2, aLepFus1.hap2, whole genome shotgun sequence, one genomic interval encodes:
- the RPL10A gene encoding large ribosomal subunit protein uL1, translated as MSSKVSRDTLYEAVREVLGGAKRKKKRFLQTVELQISLKNYDPQKDKRFSGTVRLKSTPRPKFSVCVLGDQQHCDEAKAVELPHMDIEALKKLNKNKKLVKKLAKKYDAFLASESLIKQIPRILGPGLNKAGKFPSLLTHNENMVSKVDEVKSTIKFQMKKVLCLAVAVGHVKMTEEELVYNIHLAINFLVSLLKKNWQNVRALYIKSTMGKPQRLY; from the exons ATGAG TAGTAAAGTCTCTCGCGATACACTGTATGAAGCAGTGAGGGAAGTGCTAGGTGGAGCAAAACGGAAGAAGAAAAG GTTTCTGCAAACTGTGGAGCTCCAGATCAGCCTCAAAAACTATGACCCTCAAAAAGACAAGCGTTTCTCTGGAACAGTCAG GCTAAAGTCTACACCAAGACCCAAATTCTCAGTCTGTGTCTTGGGAGATCAGCAGCACTGTGATGAGGCAAAAGCAGTAGAATTGCCCCACATGGACATAGAAGCTCTTAAGAAGTTAAACAAAAACAAGAAGCTGGTGAAAAAGCTGG CTAAGAAGTATGATGCGTTTTTGGCCTCTGAATCCCTAATCAAGCAAATTCCTCGTATCTTGGGACCTGGCTTGAACAAGGCTGGAAAATTTCCTTCCTTGCTAACACACAATGAGAACATGGTTTCAAAAGTTGATGAAGTGAAGTCCACAATAAAATTCCAGATGAAAAAG GTCCTGTGTCTGGCTGTTGCAGTTGGTCATGTGAAGATGACTGAGGAGGAACTTGTCTACAATATCCACCTGGCAATTAACTTCTTGGTATCTCTATTGAAGAAGAATTGGCAGAATGTGAGAGCTTTATATATCAAGAGCACAATGGGAAAACCACAGCGCCTCTACTAA